In Rhodoferax koreense, a genomic segment contains:
- a CDS encoding ABC transporter substrate-binding protein — MNFFFTPSNRRRFGAVATSLALLAGGTFSATAARAEGQLRIAEQFGIVYLLLNVAQEQKLIEKHGKAAGVDVKVEWLKLSGGSAVNDALLSGNIDIAGAGVGPLLTIWDRTHGKQNVRGVASLGNFPYYLVSNNPAVKTIADFTDKDRIAVPAVGVSVQSRVLQLATAKLWGDAQYKKLDAVQVPLPHPDAAAAIISGGTEITAHFGNPPFQDQELAGNPKAHIVLSSYDVLGGPSSATVLYATEKFRKDNPKTYKAFVGALDEAAQFVTANPEKAADIYLKVGQAKIDRDLLVKIIKNPEVQFKIAPQNTYPLAEFMHRVGAIKNKPASARDYFFDDAHVAAGN, encoded by the coding sequence ATGAATTTTTTCTTCACGCCATCCAACCGTCGACGCTTCGGCGCCGTCGCCACCAGCCTGGCTTTGCTCGCCGGTGGCACGTTCTCCGCCACCGCCGCCCGTGCCGAAGGCCAGCTGCGCATCGCCGAGCAGTTCGGCATCGTCTACCTGCTGCTCAACGTGGCGCAGGAACAGAAACTCATCGAAAAACACGGCAAGGCCGCGGGCGTGGACGTGAAAGTCGAATGGCTCAAGCTCTCGGGCGGCTCGGCGGTGAACGACGCACTGCTCTCGGGCAACATCGACATCGCTGGCGCCGGCGTCGGCCCGCTGCTGACCATCTGGGACCGCACCCACGGCAAACAGAACGTGCGCGGCGTGGCCTCGCTCGGCAACTTCCCGTATTACCTGGTGAGCAACAACCCGGCGGTGAAGACGATCGCCGACTTCACCGACAAGGACCGCATCGCCGTGCCGGCCGTGGGCGTGTCGGTGCAGTCGCGCGTGCTGCAGCTGGCCACGGCCAAGCTTTGGGGAGACGCGCAATACAAGAAGCTCGATGCGGTGCAGGTGCCGTTGCCGCATCCGGACGCGGCGGCCGCCATCATCAGCGGCGGCACGGAGATCACGGCCCATTTCGGCAATCCGCCATTCCAGGACCAGGAACTGGCCGGCAACCCGAAGGCGCATATCGTGCTGAGCTCCTACGACGTGCTCGGCGGGCCGTCGTCGGCCACGGTGCTCTACGCCACCGAGAAATTCCGCAAGGACAACCCGAAGACCTACAAGGCCTTCGTCGGCGCGCTCGACGAGGCGGCGCAGTTCGTCACGGCGAATCCCGAAAAGGCCGCCGACATCTACCTCAAGGTCGGCCAGGCCAAGATCGACCGCGACCTGCTGGTCAAGATCATCAAGAACCCGGAAGTGCAGTTCAAGATCGCGCCGCAGAACACCTATCCGCTGGCCGAGTTCATGCACCGCGTCGGCGCCATCAAGAACAAGCCTGCATCGGCGCGCGACTACTTCTTCGACGACGCCCACGTCGCGGCAGGCAATTGA